A section of the Rhodospirillales bacterium genome encodes:
- a CDS encoding FixH family protein, which produces MTLAEAASHKPIDRWIPWMFVAFFAVIIAVNAVFAYYAIHTNTGEVDKHSYEDGLAFNKTLAEARSQPRIVETASFDGGVLRWQLHETDGTPIENATVSARIIRPVAEGNDFMVDLVSAGGGVYTARLTLPQQGLWEAKLDGRWKNNKEYRKSFRFVAQ; this is translated from the coding sequence ATGACGTTGGCCGAAGCCGCTTCTCATAAACCTATCGATCGCTGGATTCCGTGGATGTTCGTCGCCTTCTTCGCGGTGATCATCGCGGTGAATGCGGTTTTCGCCTATTACGCGATCCACACCAATACCGGGGAAGTCGACAAACATTCCTATGAGGACGGTTTGGCCTTCAACAAGACGCTGGCCGAGGCGCGGTCGCAGCCCCGGATCGTCGAAACCGCGTCGTTCGACGGCGGTGTCCTGCGCTGGCAATTGCATGAAACCGACGGAACGCCGATCGAAAACGCCACGGTCAGCGCCCGGATCATCCGTCCGGTGGCGGAGGGTAACGATTTCATGGTCGATCTGGTGTCTGCGGGCGGCGGTGTTTACACCGCGCGGCTGACGCTGCCCCAGCAGGGGCTTTGGGAAGCGAAACTGGACGGCCGATGGAAGAACAACAAGGAATACCGCAAGAGCTTCCGCTTCGTGGCGCAGTAG
- the ccoO gene encoding cytochrome-c oxidase, cbb3-type subunit II, which produces MSWFNKHESLERNSLLLLGAILVTVLVGGIVEIIPLFRMQTVIEPVDGMRPYTPLELAGYDIYIREGCYNCHSQQIRPLRDEVVRYGHYSLAAESMYDHPFQWGSKRTGPDLARVGGKYSDDWQVAHLKDPRAVVPESIMPTYAFLMKRAAKLDDIGAHLKTLRITGVPYTDAEIENATNDAYAQAQGSGHDDASGLQSRYGDKVNVRDFDGQPELTSEMDALVAYLQVLGTMVDFNATKDVEKGAQ; this is translated from the coding sequence ATGAGCTGGTTTAATAAACACGAAAGTCTTGAACGCAATTCCCTGCTGCTTCTGGGTGCGATTCTTGTAACCGTCCTTGTCGGCGGGATCGTCGAGATCATTCCTTTGTTCCGGATGCAGACGGTGATCGAGCCGGTTGATGGGATGCGTCCCTATACGCCGCTGGAGCTTGCCGGGTACGACATCTATATCCGCGAAGGGTGCTATAACTGCCATTCGCAGCAGATCCGTCCGCTGCGGGACGAAGTCGTGCGTTACGGCCACTATTCACTGGCGGCCGAAAGCATGTACGACCATCCGTTCCAATGGGGTTCGAAACGCACCGGGCCGGATCTTGCCCGCGTCGGCGGTAAATATTCCGACGACTGGCAGGTCGCGCACCTGAAAGATCCGCGCGCCGTTGTTCCGGAATCGATCATGCCGACCTATGCCTTCCTGATGAAGCGTGCGGCAAAGCTGGACGATATCGGGGCGCACCTGAAAACGCTGCGCATAACCGGCGTGCCGTATACGGATGCGGAGATCGAAAACGCCACGAACGATGCCTATGCCCAAGCGCAAGGCAGCGGGCATGACGATGCCAGCGGTCTGCAATCGCGTTATGGCGACAAGGTCAACGTGCGTGATTTCGACGGTCAGCCTGAGTTGACCTCGGAGATGGACGCTCTTGTCGCCTATCTTCAGGTGTTGGGCACCATGGTCGATTTTAACGCGACCAAGGACGTCGAGAAGGGGGCGCAATGA
- a CDS encoding sulfite exporter TauE/SafE family protein — MFGQCLTQITTQYGLAGSLFLAGLFGGFTHCVGMCAPFVLAQTHDGPSIRKIGSGLLLPYHLGRLTTYTLMAVALNATLGLAFIYSPLRLLVTVPMLLAAAVFFLVAAFPQMAAMFPWSARVPLQSLLGKVSALGQRFVKRQDVPGRYMLGVILGFMPCGMVTGALLAAAAAPTPLAAGAGMAAFAAGTMPALMILGLGGRGLQVRFPIAMARITRGAMALSSLLLFILAGMMIF; from the coding sequence ATGTTCGGACAATGTCTCACGCAGATCACTACGCAATACGGGCTGGCAGGAAGTCTTTTCCTGGCGGGTCTGTTTGGCGGATTCACGCACTGCGTCGGGATGTGCGCGCCCTTTGTGCTGGCGCAGACGCACGATGGGCCGTCGATTCGCAAGATCGGGTCGGGGCTGCTGTTGCCGTATCATCTGGGGCGCTTGACAACCTATACGCTGATGGCTGTCGCGCTCAACGCCACACTGGGGCTGGCTTTCATTTATTCGCCGCTGCGGCTTCTGGTCACCGTGCCGATGCTGCTTGCCGCCGCCGTATTCTTTCTGGTTGCCGCCTTTCCGCAAATGGCCGCGATGTTTCCGTGGTCGGCGCGGGTGCCGCTGCAATCCCTGCTTGGGAAGGTGAGCGCGCTGGGGCAACGATTCGTGAAGCGGCAGGATGTGCCGGGGCGTTACATGCTGGGCGTGATTTTGGGGTTTATGCCGTGCGGCATGGTGACGGGCGCGCTTCTGGCCGCTGCCGCCGCGCCGACGCCGTTGGCGGCGGGCGCGGGCATGGCGGCTTTTGCCGCCGGGACCATGCCGGCCTTGATGATACTGGGGCTTGGCGGGCGCGGGCTTCAGGTGCGGTTTCCTATTGCCATGGCCCGGATCACCCGCGGGGCGATGGCGTTGAGTTCTCTTCTTCTTTTTATTCTTGCAGGCATGATGATTTTCTAA
- the ccoP gene encoding cytochrome-c oxidase, cbb3-type subunit III, with protein MHNKKEIDHATGVETTGHEWDGLKELNNPLPRWWVWVFIVCCVWAVCYWVVFPSWPIPGGATKGIEGYTQAKELAESQQQITARQEAYMAEFKNASLQDIMKNQKLYEFAIAGGGSAFRQNCAVCHGTGAEGGPGFPNLNDDDWLWGGTLADIQQTITHGIRSNDPDARVSQMPAFGKDGLLQKEEIEAVVGYVMTLSGGPHEADYAKGKDVFEANCTACHGPDGKGMRDMGSANLTDKIWLYGGDRQTIYQTVYNGRGGVMPAWGERLDPETIKELTIYVHQLGGGEADAGQAADAPAAQ; from the coding sequence ATGCACAATAAAAAAGAAATCGACCATGCCACAGGGGTCGAAACGACTGGCCACGAATGGGACGGTCTTAAGGAACTGAACAATCCGCTGCCACGTTGGTGGGTGTGGGTGTTCATCGTTTGCTGCGTATGGGCAGTCTGCTACTGGGTGGTATTCCCGTCCTGGCCGATTCCCGGCGGTGCCACCAAGGGCATCGAGGGGTATACCCAGGCCAAAGAGCTTGCGGAATCGCAACAGCAGATCACCGCGCGGCAGGAAGCCTATATGGCGGAATTCAAAAACGCATCGCTTCAGGACATCATGAAAAACCAGAAGCTGTATGAGTTCGCGATCGCCGGCGGCGGTTCGGCGTTCCGTCAGAATTGCGCGGTGTGTCACGGCACGGGTGCCGAGGGCGGGCCGGGCTTTCCCAACCTGAACGACGACGATTGGCTGTGGGGTGGTACGCTGGCCGACATCCAGCAGACGATCACCCATGGGATTCGTTCCAATGATCCGGATGCGCGCGTTTCGCAGATGCCGGCCTTCGGTAAGGATGGACTCCTGCAAAAAGAGGAAATCGAAGCCGTGGTCGGTTACGTTATGACCCTGTCCGGCGGGCCGCATGAAGCGGACTACGCCAAGGGCAAAGACGTGTTCGAGGCGAACTGCACAGCGTGCCACGGGCCGGACGGCAAGGGGATGCGCGATATGGGTTCGGCCAACCTGACCGACAAGATCTGGCTGTATGGCGGCGATCGCCAGACCATCTACCAGACCGTCTATAACGGTCGCGGCGGCGTGATGCCGGCATGGGGCGAGCGCCTTGATCCTGAAACGATCAAGGAACTGACGATCTATGTGCACCAGCTTGGCGGCGGCGAAGCCGATGCCGGGCAGGCTGCGGACGCGCCTGCAGCCCAGTAA
- the ccoG gene encoding cytochrome c oxidase accessory protein CcoG → MLESFAKQQKVYPKSIWGRFRRLKWAVLALLLGLYYLAPFVRWDRGPNAPGQAILIDMPHRRAYWFWIEIWPQEVYILTGILIVSAVALFFVTSLFGRVWCGYLCPQTVWTDLYIWVEKQIQGDRNARMRLQEGPWTFERIFKTGLTHLIWLLIALMTGGAFVLYFTDAPTLVQNMLHFDVSTTTLGFILGLTFSTYLMAGFAREQVCTYMCPYARFQSAMFDKDTLIIGYDAKRGEPRGSFKKGASWEGRGHCIDCTQCVQVCPMGIDIRNGLQMECIACGLCIDACDNIMDKMNLPRGLIRYDTQHSMDTAAATGQPAKGFHLWRMRTLYYTLILAVVCGLILSALVLRSPLDLHVLHDRNPRFVQLSSGEIRNGYEIKILNKTHADRVYSIGVSGLENAQISVNATEGAGADHLNVPADSVGNFRVSVSSDVKPGPARKITFHLEDQTHTLQIDKDSMFVSERE, encoded by the coding sequence TTGTTAGAGAGTTTCGCCAAGCAGCAGAAGGTCTATCCCAAAAGCATCTGGGGCCGGTTCCGGCGCCTGAAGTGGGCGGTGTTGGCTTTGCTGCTTGGTCTTTATTATCTGGCCCCTTTTGTCCGCTGGGACCGCGGGCCCAACGCCCCCGGTCAGGCGATCCTGATCGATATGCCGCATCGCCGCGCTTATTGGTTCTGGATCGAGATCTGGCCGCAGGAAGTGTATATCCTGACCGGTATCCTGATCGTTTCGGCGGTCGCGCTATTCTTCGTGACCAGCCTGTTCGGGCGGGTGTGGTGCGGTTATCTGTGCCCGCAGACCGTTTGGACCGACCTGTATATCTGGGTCGAAAAGCAGATTCAGGGCGACCGCAACGCGCGCATGCGTCTGCAGGAAGGGCCGTGGACGTTTGAGCGTATCTTCAAGACAGGGCTTACGCACCTGATCTGGCTGTTGATCGCCCTCATGACCGGCGGCGCCTTCGTGCTGTATTTTACCGACGCGCCGACGCTTGTGCAGAACATGCTGCATTTCGATGTGTCGACGACGACCCTCGGTTTTATTCTCGGTCTGACCTTCAGCACTTATCTGATGGCGGGTTTCGCGCGCGAGCAGGTGTGCACCTATATGTGCCCCTATGCCCGGTTCCAATCGGCGATGTTCGACAAGGATACGTTGATCATCGGTTACGACGCCAAGCGCGGCGAACCGCGCGGCAGCTTTAAGAAAGGCGCCAGCTGGGAAGGGCGCGGGCATTGCATCGATTGTACCCAGTGCGTGCAGGTGTGTCCGATGGGCATCGACATCCGCAACGGGTTGCAGATGGAATGTATCGCCTGCGGGCTTTGCATCGACGCGTGCGACAACATCATGGACAAAATGAATTTGCCGCGCGGGCTGATCCGGTACGACACCCAGCACAGTATGGACACGGCGGCGGCCACCGGCCAGCCGGCAAAGGGTTTCCATCTGTGGCGGATGCGCACGCTGTATTACACGCTTATTCTGGCGGTTGTGTGTGGGCTTATCCTTTCGGCGCTGGTTTTGCGCAGCCCGTTGGACCTGCATGTTCTGCATGACCGTAACCCCAGGTTTGTCCAGCTTTCTAGCGGAGAAATCCGTAACGGGTACGAGATCAAGATCCTTAATAAAACGCATGCGGACCGCGTGTACTCGATCGGCGTATCCGGGCTTGAGAATGCGCAGATTTCGGTCAACGCGACCGAGGGCGCAGGGGCCGACCACCTGAACGTTCCCGCAGACAGTGTAGGGAATTTCCGCGTTTCCGTCAGTTCGGACGTCAAGCCGGGGCCGGCACGTAAAATTACCTTCCATCTTGAGGATCAAACGCATACGCTGCAGATCGATAAAGACAGCATGTTCGTATCCGAAAGAGAATGA
- a CDS encoding TlpA family protein disulfide reductase, with protein MRFKLILIALVVTAAIAFSVYDRTRKPVVVTQADTTQSTAAEGASPKTEPTETGTTEAAAPEAAPVKDDKTHHETDIDATTKLVDVPGFSVGDLTGRPRALADYRGKTIILNFWASWCAPCRTEFPDLLELAARHPDDLVLFAVSTDTDKTAVDKFLDGLKGQAKDDVKLPNVVIALDPQQAISKDLFQTVSFPETYIVDPDFKIRRKIVGPADWTGDDVSAILNKIAKPAPAAPQPTASDKTPIAKPAPIAKPAPAEPAPVKASVKTQAPKTEAGTQEAPAKAETTKAEPAKTESKKPEAVEKVIEKAKDAATKAGTSATEKITTP; from the coding sequence ATGCGTTTCAAACTGATCCTGATCGCCCTGGTCGTCACCGCCGCAATCGCCTTTTCGGTCTATGACCGCACACGCAAACCTGTTGTCGTCACACAGGCCGACACCACGCAAAGCACCGCCGCTGAAGGCGCTTCCCCAAAAACGGAACCAACGGAAACGGGAACAACGGAAGCCGCCGCGCCCGAGGCTGCACCAGTCAAGGACGACAAGACCCACCATGAAACCGACATCGACGCCACGACCAAACTGGTCGACGTGCCCGGCTTTTCCGTCGGCGACCTGACGGGGCGCCCTCGCGCGCTGGCCGATTACCGAGGCAAGACCATCATCCTGAATTTCTGGGCCAGCTGGTGTGCGCCCTGCCGCACCGAATTCCCCGACCTGCTCGAACTCGCGGCGCGGCACCCGGATGATCTGGTGCTGTTTGCGGTATCGACCGACACCGACAAGACCGCGGTCGACAAATTCCTCGACGGCCTGAAAGGCCAGGCCAAAGACGATGTAAAACTGCCCAACGTGGTCATCGCGCTGGACCCGCAACAGGCCATTTCCAAGGATTTGTTCCAGACCGTGTCCTTCCCCGAAACCTATATCGTCGACCCCGATTTCAAAATCCGCCGCAAGATCGTAGGCCCCGCCGACTGGACCGGCGACGACGTGTCGGCGATCCTGAATAAAATCGCGAAACCCGCGCCCGCCGCGCCACAACCCACGGCTTCGGACAAAACGCCGATTGCCAAACCCGCCCCCATTGCCAAACCCGCCCCCGCCGAGCCCGCGCCCGTAAAAGCCTCTGTAAAAACACAGGCACCCAAAACGGAAGCGGGAACGCAGGAAGCGCCAGCAAAAGCCGAAACTACAAAAGCTGAACCCGCCAAAACCGAGTCCAAAAAACCCGAAGCGGTGGAAAAGGTAATCGAAAAGGCGAAGGACGCGGCCACTAAAGCCGGCACATCCGCCACCGAAAAAATTACAACGCCCTAA
- the ccoN gene encoding cytochrome-c oxidase, cbb3-type subunit I: MTSNTATNTTDYNYDIVRMFTVATIFWGVIGFTVGVLIAAQLAFPHLNFEPYLNFGRLRPLHTSAVIFAFGGNALLGTSYYVVQRTCGVRLWNDALAKFTFWGYQIFIVLAASGYVMGITQGKEYAEPEWYTDLWLTVVWVAYLLEYMMTIVHRKEPHLYVANWFYLAFIVTVAVLHLGNNLSIPVSLLGTKSYTVFAGVQSAMTQWWYGHNAVGFFLTAGFLGMMYYFVPKQAGRPVYSYRLSIVHFWSLIFIYIWAGPHHLHYTALPMWAQALGMTFSIMLWMPSWGGMINGIMTLSGAWNKLREDPVLQFMIVALAFYGMSTFEGPLMSIRTVNSLSHYTDWTIGHVHSGALGWVGFITFGALYYLVPRLWGRERLYSTKLVSVHLWVASIGIVFYITAMWVSGIMQGLMWRSYNAMGFLEYSFVETVMAMKPFYIIRLLGGVLYLSGALVMVYNFWRTVRGDVSGKENNLQIQGIAA; the protein is encoded by the coding sequence ATGACATCCAACACAGCAACCAACACTACTGATTACAACTACGACATCGTGCGAATGTTCACGGTCGCGACGATCTTCTGGGGGGTCATCGGCTTTACGGTCGGGGTCCTGATCGCGGCGCAGCTGGCCTTCCCGCACCTGAACTTCGAGCCTTACCTGAATTTCGGGCGGCTGCGCCCGTTGCACACCTCGGCGGTGATCTTCGCCTTCGGCGGCAACGCGCTGCTGGGGACCAGCTATTACGTCGTGCAGCGCACCTGTGGCGTGCGGCTGTGGAACGACGCGCTGGCCAAGTTCACTTTCTGGGGCTACCAGATATTCATCGTTCTGGCGGCCAGCGGCTATGTCATGGGTATCACCCAGGGCAAGGAATACGCCGAACCGGAATGGTACACCGATCTGTGGCTTACGGTCGTGTGGGTTGCCTATCTGCTTGAGTACATGATGACCATCGTGCACCGGAAGGAGCCGCATTTGTACGTGGCCAACTGGTTCTATCTGGCCTTCATCGTCACGGTCGCGGTGCTGCACCTGGGCAACAACCTGAGCATTCCGGTCAGCCTCCTCGGCACCAAGAGCTATACGGTGTTCGCGGGCGTGCAAAGCGCGATGACCCAGTGGTGGTACGGGCACAACGCTGTCGGCTTCTTCCTGACCGCCGGCTTCCTTGGCATGATGTATTATTTCGTGCCGAAACAGGCGGGGCGTCCGGTTTATTCCTACCGGCTGTCGATCGTGCACTTCTGGTCGCTGATCTTCATCTATATCTGGGCCGGTCCGCACCACCTGCATTACACGGCGTTGCCGATGTGGGCGCAGGCGCTGGGCATGACCTTCTCGATCATGCTGTGGATGCCGAGCTGGGGCGGTATGATCAACGGGATCATGACCCTGTCGGGCGCATGGAACAAGCTGCGCGAGGACCCGGTCTTGCAGTTCATGATCGTCGCGCTGGCCTTTTACGGCATGAGCACCTTTGAAGGGCCGCTGATGTCCATCCGCACGGTCAACTCGCTTTCACACTATACCGACTGGACCATCGGGCACGTGCATTCGGGCGCACTGGGCTGGGTCGGCTTCATCACCTTCGGCGCGCTGTATTATCTCGTGCCGCGGCTGTGGGGGCGTGAACGCCTGTATTCGACCAAGCTGGTCAGCGTCCACCTGTGGGTCGCGAGCATCGGCATCGTGTTCTACATCACCGCGATGTGGGTCTCCGGCATCATGCAGGGCCTGATGTGGCGGTCGTACAACGCCATGGGCTTCCTCGAATATTCTTTCGTCGAAACCGTGATGGCGATGAAACCCTTCTACATCATCCGTTTGCTGGGCGGGGTCCTGTACCTGAGCGGCGCGCTGGTGATGGTCTATAACTTCTGGCGTACCGTGCGCGGCGACGTCAGCGGCAAGGAAAACAATCTTCAAATCCAAGGGATCGCAGCATGA
- a CDS encoding cbb3-type cytochrome c oxidase subunit 3 → MSRLFANADIGLYGLLFFFTIFCGVVIWTFRPGARNEYDKMAKLPLEENER, encoded by the coding sequence ATGAGCCGCCTTTTCGCCAATGCCGACATTGGTTTATACGGACTACTTTTCTTTTTCACGATCTTTTGCGGTGTGGTGATCTGGACGTTCCGGCCCGGCGCCCGCAATGAGTACGATAAAATGGCCAAGCTGCCGCTTGAGGAGAATGAACGGTGA
- a CDS encoding cytochrome c biogenesis protein ResB, which produces MSLARLKTLLASPRLLHVVMPVLMAYLIAGTVAQKYIGLYDATRIFFSSPLVWLGPLPLPGLPILLAIIFLNLTFNLLFKSPWSLEKSGVITIHIGVMLLLVGGLMTALFSVEGYVTLPPGQIRATMTDYHERDLLVTDDQGQVLYAFAHDDLKGGESLNLSNLPFSLKILDACRNCAVEKRTGDSAGFEGMAAAMRLVPDRPRASDEENIAGTTVYVEPAGQKYILIEDLPKTPEFRASDGKTYRLALRRRENPLPFSVTLLDFERDLHPGTQLARAYRSRVRITDGKAQWESDISMNQPLRYRGYTLYQSSYLETPNGDVSVLAVVRNAGRAFPYLSGITVCVGLVLHLIMRARKNKKTGAANA; this is translated from the coding sequence ATGTCGCTGGCCCGTCTGAAAACCCTGCTCGCCTCGCCACGCCTCCTGCATGTGGTCATGCCGGTGCTGATGGCCTATCTGATCGCGGGCACGGTGGCCCAGAAATATATCGGGCTTTACGACGCGACCCGGATTTTCTTTTCCTCGCCCCTGGTCTGGCTTGGTCCGTTACCGCTGCCCGGATTGCCCATATTGTTGGCAATCATCTTCTTAAACCTTACATTCAATCTTTTGTTTAAAAGCCCGTGGTCGTTGGAAAAATCAGGTGTCATCACCATCCATATCGGGGTCATGCTTTTACTGGTCGGCGGGCTGATGACCGCCCTGTTCAGTGTCGAAGGCTACGTCACCCTGCCCCCCGGCCAGATCCGCGCCACGATGACCGATTACCACGAACGCGACCTGCTGGTCACCGATGACCAGGGGCAGGTTTTATACGCCTTCGCGCATGACGACCTTAAGGGCGGCGAATCGCTGAATTTGTCCAACCTGCCCTTCAGCCTGAAAATCCTTGATGCCTGCCGCAACTGCGCGGTCGAAAAACGCACCGGCGACAGCGCGGGGTTCGAGGGCATGGCGGCCGCGATGCGGCTGGTCCCCGACCGCCCCCGCGCCTCGGACGAAGAAAACATCGCCGGCACGACCGTATACGTCGAACCGGCGGGGCAGAAATACATTTTAATCGAAGACCTGCCGAAAACACCGGAATTCAGGGCATCTGACGGAAAAACCTATCGCCTTGCCCTGCGCCGCCGCGAAAACCCGCTGCCTTTTTCCGTCACCCTGCTCGACTTTGAACGCGACCTGCATCCCGGCACCCAGCTTGCCCGCGCCTACCGCTCGCGCGTGCGCATTACGGACGGCAAGGCGCAATGGGAAAGCGACATCAGCATGAACCAGCCGCTGCGCTATCGCGGCTATACGCTTTACCAATCCTCATACCTTGAAACGCCGAACGGCGATGTTTCGGTGCTGGCTGTTGTCCGCAATGCGGGCCGCGCCTTCCCATACCTTTCCGGCATCACGGTCTGTGTCGGGCTGGTGTTGCATTTGATCATGCGCGCGCGCAAAAACAAAAAAACCGGGGCGGCGAATGCGTAA
- the ccsA gene encoding cytochrome c biogenesis protein CcsA: MRKILLTLAMLLTAVLPALASADTPAPALASADTPAPALASADTPVPTLDLTAFGKIPVMHDGRIKPMDAFADYWRAYFAGTRDGALPWLVDTLFNPARASARPAIKVANPDLLALLGLERRASHLYTYAELAAAMDAHRAVYQAAQNIVPERRTPAQTELLALGGKVADLADLLASLTLFMPISVAMPDSVTLKGPVTYLDALPFREPVEKQVKVTLRKKGEDVKRYTDAEQKNAWFIFTLDRIRRDAGGSTALRVIPVANDAWRTPWALLIDGKGGPQTVTLFADWRALVRAYGTGGTKAWDSTIKDIRTQMRHLDPARIDRATLALENAYVTFNPFFMVAALYALTLALIGFAALWERPWIARAAPLAFLAALGLHGLGLLMRMLILGRPPVSTLYESVLFVGFVTGAYTLFQFWRTRRMGWLALGAGLGLFLQLVGFAHDQDGDNMVSLTAVLNTHFWLATHVLCITGGYAFCLLTAMQAHVSLAAEALPRLIKLREGAFRTLHTTALVALAFSAVGTVLGGIWADQSWGRFWGWDPKENGALLIVLWLTWVLHGRIGATMGTRAFTAGLAALGIVVALSWFGVNLLNVGLHSYGFTDSAARTLVEFIAGDTALIAALWWRAAKKEKEKESESASCVSN; this comes from the coding sequence ATGCGTAAAATCCTCCTCACGCTCGCCATGCTGCTGACCGCCGTTCTACCCGCGCTCGCGTCGGCGGACACGCCCGCGCCTGCACTCGCGTCGGCGGACACGCCCGCGCCTGCACTCGCGTCGGCGGACACGCCCGTGCCCACGCTTGACCTGACCGCCTTCGGCAAAATCCCGGTGATGCACGACGGACGCATCAAACCGATGGATGCCTTTGCCGATTACTGGCGCGCCTATTTCGCCGGCACGCGCGACGGGGCCCTGCCATGGCTGGTGGATACGCTTTTCAATCCCGCGCGCGCATCCGCCCGTCCGGCGATCAAGGTCGCGAACCCCGACCTGCTTGCCCTGCTCGGCCTCGAACGCCGCGCCAGCCATCTTTACACCTATGCCGAACTCGCCGCCGCGATGGACGCGCACCGCGCCGTTTATCAGGCGGCGCAAAATATCGTCCCCGAACGCCGCACCCCCGCCCAGACGGAACTGCTGGCGCTGGGCGGCAAAGTTGCCGATCTCGCCGATCTGTTGGCCAGCCTGACGCTGTTCATGCCGATCTCGGTCGCGATGCCGGATTCCGTGACCCTGAAAGGGCCGGTCACCTATCTCGACGCCCTGCCCTTCCGCGAACCCGTGGAAAAGCAGGTCAAGGTGACGCTGCGCAAAAAGGGCGAGGACGTCAAACGCTACACCGACGCCGAACAGAAAAACGCGTGGTTTATTTTCACCCTCGACCGCATCCGCCGCGATGCGGGCGGCAGCACGGCCCTGCGCGTCATTCCGGTCGCGAACGATGCCTGGCGCACGCCGTGGGCGCTGTTGATCGACGGCAAAGGCGGGCCGCAGACGGTTACGCTTTTCGCCGACTGGCGCGCGCTGGTCCGGGCCTACGGCACGGGCGGCACGAAGGCATGGGACAGCACGATCAAGGATATCCGCACGCAAATGCGCCACCTTGACCCCGCGCGCATCGACCGCGCGACCCTTGCGCTTGAAAACGCCTATGTCACCTTCAACCCGTTTTTCATGGTCGCGGCACTTTACGCGCTCACCCTCGCGCTGATTGGATTCGCCGCGCTGTGGGAACGTCCATGGATCGCACGCGCCGCGCCGCTGGCGTTCCTTGCGGCTCTGGGGCTGCATGGGTTGGGCCTGTTGATGCGAATGCTGATCCTCGGCCGCCCGCCGGTCAGCACTCTGTACGAATCGGTGCTTTTCGTGGGGTTCGTCACCGGCGCCTATACGTTGTTCCAGTTTTGGCGCACGCGCCGCATGGGCTGGCTCGCGCTCGGCGCGGGGCTGGGCCTGTTCCTGCAACTCGTCGGCTTCGCGCACGATCAGGATGGCGACAACATGGTTTCCCTGACCGCCGTGCTCAACACCCATTTCTGGCTGGCGACCCATGTCCTGTGCATCACCGGCGGTTATGCGTTCTGCCTGCTGACCGCGATGCAGGCGCATGTCTCGCTGGCCGCAGAAGCGCTCCCCCGCCTGATAAAACTGCGCGAAGGCGCGTTCCGCACCCTGCACACCACCGCGCTGGTGGCGCTGGCCTTTTCCGCGGTCGGCACCGTGCTTGGCGGCATCTGGGCCGACCAGTCATGGGGCCGGTTCTGGGGCTGGGACCCAAAGGAAAACGGCGCGTTGCTGATCGTATTATGGCTGACATGGGTGCTGCACGGACGCATCGGCGCCACCATGGGAACACGGGCCTTTACCGCCGGTCTTGCCGCGCTGGGAATCGTGGTTGCATTGTCATGGTTTGGCGTTAACCTGTTGAACGTTGGCCTGCATTCATACGGGTTCACGGACTCCGCCGCGCGCACGCTGGTCGAGTTCATTGCGGGTGACACGGCGCTGATCGCCGCCCTGTGGTGGCGCGCCGCGAAAAAGGAAAAAGAAAAGGAAAGCGAGTCTGCATCATGCGTTTCAAACTGA